GGAACTCTAAGAGTACCCGGGTTTGAGGGCGTCGGGACGATCGTCCGGCTCGGAACAAACCCTGAGGCGGCGAAGCGGTTCAGCGAAGGCCAGCGTGTCGCGTTCTTTCCAGCAAAGGGTAGTTGGGGAGAATATGTGGTCGTTCGATATAACTCCCTCCTGCCAGTTCCGAACGAGATTCCCGATCAGATTGCGGCGCAGATGCTGATCAATACGATCACCGCATCCGTACTCCTCAAAGCTGGTCACAATTCACTTAAAGCTCCGATTACGCTTCCCGTTTACATTCTTCAGAATGCGGCTTCATCCGGCGTTGGACGTTTGCTGACTCAAGTTGCTTTAGATCGCGGTGTCCGCCCCATCCGTTTGGTGAGATCGAATCAGTCTGCTGAAAGGCTTCAATCGGCTCTTCCTGGCCCGCCGGTTTATTCAACGAGCGATAGCAATTGGAAAGAACAGGTTCGCGACGCCCTGGGAGGACGCAAGCTCGAAGTGGCTTTCGATGCCATCGGCGGAAAAGCGATCGACGATCTTGCGGAGGTTGTTGATGATGGTGGAACCATCATCAACTTCGGTTCATTGGATAGCAACATGGGCACGAACATTTATTCGCTCGTTCCAAATAATGTCGCGCTTAAGAGCGTCTCGATTTTGAGTTGGTTTCGTCTGACTGACGCTGAAAAGCAGAAAGATTTCGAACTCGCTCTGAGTCTAGCAACACATCACCCAGAGCTCTTCGAGGTCGCGCATGAGTATGAGTTTGGCGATTTTCAAAAAGCAATTCAGCACGTCTCTAGTCCGGGAAAAACCGGGGTTGTTTTATTGAAAAGCCCAGCCTAGGAAGGATCGCATATATGGAAATCGGAACCATTGGAGCGGGAGCTTTCGCACAAGCGTTCGCAAAACATGCATTGAAGGCAGGCCATAAGGTGAAGCTCAGCAACAGCCGCGGCCCCGACAGCCTTCGGGAAATTGTCAATCAACTTGGTCCAGGTGCAATAGCTGCCACCAAGGAAGAGGCTGCGGATTGCGAAATGGTACTTCTCGCCGTTCCCTGGGACAAGGTGCCCGAAACCCTTGCAAGCCTTCCCGAGTGGACAAATCAGATTCTGAT
The Edaphobacter bradus genome window above contains:
- a CDS encoding zinc-binding dehydrogenase, translated to MQIEFRAIVQSEYGAPEKVLRIAERQFKSEEVGADDVLVKVIARPIHPGDIQILSALPQGGPVVPIPEGTLRVPGFEGVGTIVRLGTNPEAAKRFSEGQRVAFFPAKGSWGEYVVVRYNSLLPVPNEIPDQIAAQMLINTITASVLLKAGHNSLKAPITLPVYILQNAASSGVGRLLTQVALDRGVRPIRLVRSNQSAERLQSALPGPPVYSTSDSNWKEQVRDALGGRKLEVAFDAIGGKAIDDLAEVVDDGGTIINFGSLDSNMGTNIYSLVPNNVALKSVSILSWFRLTDAEKQKDFELALSLATHHPELFEVAHEYEFGDFQKAIQHVSSPGKTGVVLLKSPA